The nucleotide window TTCAATTGCTTGCCTTGATCCTGGATCTGAATAAATCTATTTGACTGACATTCTTTCTTCTCCTGCTGCTCCTTTTTTGTACTGGCATTCTACTTTCATCAGTAATACACTTCAGCTGCTTCCTGCATTAACAGTCGCCATTGGCCTTTAAATCTGAAGCTTGTCGATTCAAAAGCAGATTTGTGAATTGTTCACAATTAAGAAAGCTCTACGTTTGATTGATATCGGTTGATGAATTGAGCCAATTTGGTTTCTATACATGAGGTAGGATGTTGATGAATAATTCTACATTATTTGTGGATAGATCTTAggcatatttataaataataaacaatcatttctatttataaggaatgaacaattcTAGAGATGATTGTTCGTTCTTTATAAACATGCACAAGATCTTATTTAcaggcaatgtgagattatttctcaacaatcCATCTTAATTGTTTACGCATAAAATATTTGGAGACGAAGATCCAACAATGCAAAGGATGGCCCTAATACTTCAAATATTGTAGAATTGTTGAATGTCTATGATCGATGTTTCCTGAGCagtaaatatttcataaaattaggGTTTTAGAACTGTAGAATGTTTATGATCAATGTTTCCTGATCAATCTTTGGAAATGTTTATTACGAATGTTTAGTTACTTCTAGGCTGTCTATTCAGAATCTGCAAATTCAACGGTCCAGATTCCCTGTTACCTACCCCTAAAACTCAAGGTTTTTTTATACAGGCTAGAGTGACAGGCAAATCGCACGGCCTAAAGATAGAAGTCTCGTGCGCTGCAAAGCGAACGGTCCAGATTCCACCTGTCATCTTGTGACGTAACAACTAATGAGTCCTTGATAGATCGAATTATCCCAAGTCTAAGCGGCAAAGCGGTCAATGAAATGTCccatcttcaaaaccctaatttttaaCCCCCCCTCAATTTCTAAAACCCTGGAACCTCTCCCTTCAAGGAAATTTCTACGCTTCGAATACCTTCTCTCCCAATTAGGGTTTTTTGGTCTGTCTAGGATCTTAGTCTGCTCGGGAGATGGATATGGATGCTTTTCGCTCGAACGCCGTTGCTCTGGAGTGTTTTCTTTGCTCTGTGATGGAGGCTGTGGTGGTTGAGACTGCCATTGTTGCTGTCAAGTCTcttgctttctctctctcgatgGTATAGACTAAATTTAGTATATCGGTATTTTATATTCCTATTCTTTACGCTGCGAACCTCTTGTTTTACTAACTTGAGTTTGTAACTggatttctttctctctttcgtcttctccttttatctttttggaaTTGTGAGTGTGAACAATATCTGTTATCGAAAGGTAAGATTTTTCCCTTGTTTTGttgtactgttttttttttttttttttttttttgggataggTAAACAAATTCTGGCATCAACATTTTCAGTGTTTTCACTGATTATCTGCATCAGAAAATTGTGgtcttttgtatttgaattattgtGTTGAAATCGTTGTTTCCAAGTTTCTTAAAACCTATTGCGTGGGAATTTTAGTGGGCCTTTGAGAATAAGAAAATCTTCGGCCTTATTCTCTGTATAATCGAGTTTTTGTGTACACCTGGTAAATCTGGTCGAAGGTTTACACCAAGGCATTAGCCTTGACGTTGTTAGTTAATCTCAACCCAGAACCATgaccaaattttataaaatttagtttAGGGTTTACATATTTCATAGGCTGTCATAGGTGTATATACCCTTTAGATTACCTCTTGGTAGCTGGTATTATGCCTAGTTTATGGCTTGGAGTACGGGGACTAGTTGAGTGggttctttttttacttttctttcttaACATGTAGGTGCTCATGTTGTGGGGAGTAGATTGGTAGAGAGCGTTTGCAACTCGCTACTTCTCTCTCTCAGACCATCCTCTAAAAGGAATATGCATGGGAATGACTGTCTAATTGAACTGAATTTTCAAGGAAACAACATACACGTTATCGTTCAACTGATTCCCCGAAGCACGTTATTAGTTTTTGTGCTAGTTAGTTGCCAAAATGATTCGCATCAATTGCCATGTTTAACTTGTATTCATGTTGACCTTTATCGTTATGTGTGAAGGTACAGGTCATATACACACCACTCATTACAAGATATGTGGGATTAATACTTTGAACAACCATTGTCTGACTTCAAGCCAACACTTTGTACCTTCACACATAAGCCTTTTTTTTTGTACATCATTCCTGtaagccttttttttaataagccttTGCACCCTTCAATAAAATTTCcaatttattattacttttttagtCAGTAATTTGCAATAAGCAAGAATTTGTAGAAAGTGTGTATATGACCTGTTGTGGCACTCTACTGATTTTTTTCGCGCAACCTTTTTAACTCCGCCAAATGTTTTGCATTTTGTATGGACCATTTAGTTGATCTTATTAATTGGCATGagtttggattatttttttcagatggAACTTTCGCCAAATGGAATGGATATTTTGCACAAAGAGCCAGACTCATCTGGAGGGTTAGCGACTGATTTCTTCCACCTTTTTGCTATTGCTTGCTGCTCTATTTTTCTGGAGAGGGTGGTACTAAACCATTTGTATTTTTCAGGTTTCCATTGTCTGAGCTGCATGCAGTGAAAAAACCTGGTCCTGAGAACAAAGATGCCAGTGAAACAgaggatgatgaagatgaggaggaggatgatgatgatgcggCGGATGATGAGGACGTTGATGGAGGCAATGATGATGATGCACATAATGATGGCGGTGAGGGTGATGGGGATCCCGAAGATGAGCCTGAAGCAAATGGTGATGGTggaa belongs to Juglans regia cultivar Chandler chromosome 8, Walnut 2.0, whole genome shotgun sequence and includes:
- the LOC109002807 gene encoding glutamic acid-rich protein-like, which translates into the protein MDMDAFRSNAVALECFLCSVMEAVVVETAIVAVKSLAFSLSMMELSPNGMDILHKEPDSSGGFPLSELHAVKKPGPENKDASETEDDEDEEEDDDDAADDEDVDGGNDDDAHNDGGEGDGDPEDEPEANGDGGSDDDDEDDDDDGEEEEEDDDEEEDEEEDEEETPQPPAKKRK